In a single window of the Raphanus sativus cultivar WK10039 chromosome 9, ASM80110v3, whole genome shotgun sequence genome:
- the LOC108824227 gene encoding dormancy-associated protein homolog 3: protein MGILDHLWDDTVAGPRPENGLGKLRKHHTFSFRPSSGNDQPDSGNVRSYGEDSPDEGVKVTRSIMIIKPPGYQGGSAPVSPAGSTPPVSPFSGGKEPFRFRRRSTSDAFEKAAGRSENGPRNSPPTYGV from the exons ATGGGGATACTTGATCATCTCTGGGATGATACCGTCGCTGGTCCTCGGCCGGAGAACGGCCTTGGCAAGCTTCGGAAACACCATACTTTCAGTTTCCGGCCTAGCTCCGGCAATG ATCAACCTGACAGTGGAAACGTTAGATCGTACGGTGAAGATTCGCCGGATGAGGGTGTGAAAGTGACACGCAGCATCATGATAATAAAACCACCGGGATACCAAGGCGGTTCAGCTCCGGTTTCACCGGCCGGTTCAACTCCACCGGTGTCTCCTTTCTCTG GAGGAAAGGAACCCTTTCGGTTCAGGAGACGCTCGACTTCGGACGCGTTCGAGAAGGCAGCAGGCAGATCAGAGAATGGACCAAGGAACTCTCCTCCTACTTACGGCGTGTGA